A section of the Aneurinibacillus sp. REN35 genome encodes:
- a CDS encoding acyl-CoA thioesterase, with protein MARAAYIQPSMEEWLKKFHFTTNIHIRYCETDMSGHVNNTSHIIYFEQGRVDYFDHLGIGENVLHHDAELMVVIADIACHYHSEAFFREKLCLGVRTSRLGNSSLDVEYCLIAEENNRVVATAISTLVLVNKETRQSARIPENIRESIIAFEQMEMIQ; from the coding sequence ATGGCAAGAGCTGCGTATATTCAGCCAAGTATGGAAGAGTGGTTGAAGAAGTTTCATTTTACAACAAACATTCATATTCGTTATTGTGAGACCGACATGTCTGGTCACGTAAACAACACCAGTCACATTATCTACTTTGAACAGGGACGAGTAGATTACTTCGATCATCTAGGAATAGGCGAGAACGTACTGCATCATGATGCAGAATTAATGGTAGTCATCGCAGATATTGCCTGTCATTACCATAGTGAAGCCTTTTTTAGGGAGAAGCTGTGTTTAGGTGTGAGAACGTCACGCCTTGGCAACAGCTCTTTAGATGTAGAGTACTGCCTGATTGCCGAAGAGAATAATAGGGTTGTAGCAACGGCAATAAGCACACTTGTACTTGTAAATAAAGAAACGAGACAGAGTGCTCGAATTCCAGAAAATATACGGGAGAGCATCATAGCGTTCGAGCAGATGGAGATGATTCAATAA
- the sdhB gene encoding succinate dehydrogenase iron-sulfur subunit: protein MAEQQKTVHLIITRQDGPDGTPYKQEFKIPYRANMNIIGCLMEIQRNPVTTDGKQVAPIVWEMNCLEEVCGACSMVINGKPRQSCTALVDKLEQPIRLEPMSTFPVNRDLAIDRSRMFDALKRVKAWIPIDGTHDLGPGPRMPEVDRQWAYELSRCMTCGVCLEACPNVNDKSPFIGAFAISQVRLFNEHPTGKMNAEERLEGLMGEGGITDCGNSQNCVQSCPKGIPLTTSIAAMNRSTTVYSIKNFFRS from the coding sequence ATGGCTGAACAACAAAAAACTGTTCACTTGATTATTACCCGTCAGGATGGTCCTGATGGAACGCCATATAAACAGGAATTCAAGATTCCATATCGTGCGAATATGAATATTATCGGTTGTCTGATGGAAATTCAGCGCAATCCGGTAACCACAGATGGCAAGCAAGTCGCTCCGATTGTATGGGAGATGAACTGTCTAGAAGAGGTATGCGGTGCATGCTCGATGGTGATCAACGGCAAACCGCGTCAATCTTGTACAGCACTGGTCGATAAGCTCGAACAGCCAATTCGTCTGGAGCCAATGAGCACATTCCCTGTCAACCGTGACTTAGCAATTGACCGCAGCCGCATGTTCGATGCGTTGAAGCGCGTCAAGGCTTGGATTCCGATCGATGGTACACATGACCTCGGACCAGGACCTCGTATGCCGGAAGTGGATCGTCAATGGGCGTATGAGCTGTCTCGTTGTATGACATGCGGTGTATGCTTAGAAGCATGTCCGAATGTAAATGATAAATCTCCGTTCATTGGTGCCTTTGCAATTTCTCAGGTGCGTTTGTTCAATGAGCATCCGACAGGTAAAATGAACGCGGAAGAGCGTCTGGAAGGGCTGATGGGTGAAGGCGGTATTACCGATTGTGGTAATTCTCAGAACTGTGTGCAGTCCTGCCCGAAAGGCATTCCGCTCACAACGTCCATTGCAGCAATGAACCGCTCTACAACCGTATACTCAATCAAAAACTTCTTCCGCAGCTAA
- a CDS encoding aspartate kinase yields the protein MSIIVQKFGGTSVGTIERIQAVAQRVISTVQKGHQVVVVVSAMGKSTDVLVDMAKQITDEPHPREMDMLLTTGEQVSIALLTMALQEQGQAAVSMTGWQAGIMTEDIHMKARIDRIDTAFIIEALNKGNVVVVAGFQGVSAHGEIMTLGRGGSDTTAVALAAALDGKKCEIYTDVDGVYTADPRMVPLARRLVSISHDEMLELATLGAGVLHPRAVECAKQHQVSVTVRSSFTEAEGTMIEEEANMEQGLAVSGIAHDKNVAKITVADLPSRVEAMAKLFAVLAEEHINVDVIVQSAYEANTTNVSFSVSGDEVKKTLDVLLKHREALQFGYAMAEEELAKVSIVGAGMITNPGVAAQMFTCLAEQGIEIKMVSTSEIKVSSIIPVERIEDAVQSLHTSFGLDVKETAVVYGG from the coding sequence GTGAGCATAATTGTACAAAAATTTGGCGGTACATCCGTCGGCACAATCGAACGAATTCAAGCAGTAGCCCAGCGTGTCATATCAACGGTGCAGAAGGGCCATCAAGTGGTTGTGGTAGTATCAGCAATGGGAAAATCGACCGATGTCTTAGTGGATATGGCGAAGCAGATTACGGATGAGCCACATCCGCGTGAGATGGACATGCTGCTTACAACCGGGGAGCAGGTATCGATCGCATTATTGACGATGGCACTTCAAGAACAAGGCCAGGCTGCTGTATCTATGACCGGATGGCAAGCAGGAATCATGACAGAAGATATACATATGAAGGCTCGTATTGATCGGATTGATACCGCATTCATCATAGAAGCATTGAATAAGGGAAACGTGGTGGTAGTAGCCGGGTTTCAAGGAGTTTCGGCGCATGGAGAGATTATGACGCTTGGGCGCGGCGGTTCTGATACGACCGCGGTTGCATTAGCTGCGGCACTTGATGGAAAAAAGTGTGAAATATATACGGATGTGGACGGAGTCTATACGGCAGACCCGCGTATGGTTCCTCTTGCCAGAAGGCTTGTGAGCATCTCACATGATGAGATGCTAGAGCTTGCGACGCTTGGTGCAGGTGTTCTGCATCCACGTGCGGTGGAGTGCGCGAAGCAGCATCAAGTAAGTGTAACGGTTCGATCGAGTTTCACTGAGGCAGAAGGAACGATGATAGAGGAGGAAGCGAATATGGAACAAGGACTTGCAGTGAGCGGCATCGCTCATGATAAAAATGTCGCCAAAATTACGGTAGCTGATCTGCCGTCAAGAGTGGAGGCCATGGCTAAGCTCTTTGCGGTGTTGGCTGAGGAACATATTAATGTCGATGTTATTGTACAGAGTGCGTATGAAGCGAATACGACAAATGTGTCATTTTCGGTAAGCGGAGATGAAGTAAAGAAAACACTCGATGTATTGCTGAAGCATCGCGAAGCGCTGCAATTTGGCTATGCGATGGCAGAGGAGGAACTTGCTAAGGTATCTATCGTAGGCGCAGGTATGATTACAAACCCAGGGGTAGCTGCTCAGATGTTCACCTGCCTTGCGGAACAAGGAATTGAGATCAAGATGGTATCTACTTCGGAAATTAAGGTCTCTAGCATTATTCCAGTGGAAAGAATAGAGGATGCTGTACAGAGTCTGCATACATCGTTTGGGTTAGATGTCAAAGAGACTGCTGTTGTATACGGAGGATAA
- a CDS encoding exonuclease domain-containing protein — protein MKEQEGFLARISQLLSRGIGRQQLSMFYGQGSADLRQEAWTRSVWKESQQNAALLRTPLQQLTYASIDIETTGFHPAHGDEIISIAAVRMFGSTVSETEQFFTYVRPTCNIPIHITELTGIREEDVVNAPELAKAFCELENFLNSSIIVGYYIGHELSFFNHFLWRAGRRRFDRRLLEMKKVAECLFPANSVHTMEEMLIEAGIMVEGRHDALCDARMTALLWGSFQSRLQEVKVETVEELYEYMARSSGH, from the coding sequence ATGAAAGAACAGGAGGGCTTTTTGGCGCGTATCTCTCAGCTGCTTTCCCGAGGTATAGGAAGACAGCAGCTCAGTATGTTCTACGGTCAGGGAAGCGCAGATTTACGTCAGGAAGCGTGGACTCGTTCCGTATGGAAAGAATCACAGCAGAATGCAGCACTTCTTCGGACGCCTTTGCAGCAATTAACGTATGCATCGATTGATATTGAAACCACTGGATTTCATCCCGCGCATGGAGATGAGATTATCTCCATAGCAGCGGTTCGGATGTTTGGCAGTACAGTATCAGAAACAGAGCAATTTTTTACGTATGTCCGTCCCACCTGCAATATTCCGATTCATATAACAGAACTAACCGGGATTAGGGAAGAAGATGTAGTCAATGCACCAGAGCTTGCCAAAGCGTTTTGTGAATTGGAAAATTTTCTCAACTCAAGCATCATCGTAGGATACTATATAGGACATGAACTTTCATTTTTTAATCATTTCTTGTGGAGAGCGGGCCGGCGGAGGTTTGACCGACGCCTTCTAGAGATGAAAAAGGTGGCAGAATGCTTATTTCCCGCCAATTCTGTCCATACGATGGAGGAAATGTTGATAGAAGCTGGTATTATGGTCGAAGGCCGACATGATGCGCTTTGTGATGCGCGAATGACAGCGTTATTATGGGGGAGCTTTCAGAGCCGCCTACAGGAGGTAAAGGTAGAGACAGTGGAGGAGTTGTATGAATACATGGCTCGGTCTAGCGGCCATTAA
- the metX gene encoding homoserine O-acetyltransferase MetX, which translates to MIQKMVIDEITLECGATLKQVEIAYEASGTLNEEKTNAILVCHALTGDAYAVGDEETPGWWEGLIGPGRYVDTNKYFVITSNVLGGCAGTTGPASSNPETGEPYGAAFPVVTIRDMVKLQYMLIEQLGIEKLFAVVGGSMGGMQVYEWAVMYPEMMHLVLPIATSARLSAVAIAYNDVGRQAILSDPEWKNGSYYPEKGPVNGLSIARMLGMITYRTADLFEYRFGRRLKDERDVMQFDSTFNIESYLRYQGQKLVTRFDANSYLYLLKAMDSHDIGRGRGGIKAALERIEAKVLSVAISKDLLYPADHQEEIVDLMRALGKDVDYHFVESIYGHDGFLVEFVKIGPLVERFIEKHAANIFAPSAAPR; encoded by the coding sequence ATGATACAGAAGATGGTTATAGATGAAATAACGTTGGAGTGTGGAGCTACACTCAAGCAGGTTGAGATTGCTTATGAGGCGAGCGGGACGCTAAATGAGGAGAAGACCAATGCGATTTTGGTGTGTCACGCGCTTACCGGTGATGCATATGCGGTGGGAGATGAAGAGACCCCAGGATGGTGGGAAGGACTGATTGGCCCCGGACGATACGTTGATACGAATAAATATTTTGTAATCACGTCAAACGTGCTGGGAGGCTGTGCAGGTACAACGGGTCCCGCCTCTTCGAACCCGGAGACGGGAGAGCCGTATGGTGCTGCTTTTCCGGTTGTGACGATTCGGGATATGGTGAAGCTGCAGTATATGTTGATTGAGCAATTAGGAATTGAGAAGCTCTTTGCTGTGGTGGGCGGTTCCATGGGCGGCATGCAGGTATATGAGTGGGCGGTGATGTATCCGGAAATGATGCATCTTGTCCTGCCAATTGCGACATCCGCACGCTTGTCAGCTGTAGCGATTGCTTATAATGATGTAGGAAGACAGGCGATTCTATCCGATCCCGAGTGGAAAAACGGCAGCTATTATCCGGAAAAAGGGCCTGTAAATGGATTATCCATAGCCCGGATGCTTGGCATGATCACGTATCGTACTGCTGATTTATTTGAGTATCGATTTGGCCGACGGTTAAAGGATGAACGCGATGTAATGCAGTTCGATTCCACCTTTAACATTGAAAGCTATTTGCGCTATCAGGGGCAGAAGCTGGTCACGCGATTCGATGCCAATAGCTATCTGTATTTGCTAAAGGCAATGGATTCGCACGATATTGGTCGAGGACGAGGCGGGATTAAGGCTGCACTTGAGAGAATTGAAGCTAAGGTTCTATCTGTAGCAATTTCAAAAGATTTATTGTATCCTGCCGACCATCAGGAGGAGATTGTCGATCTTATGCGAGCACTTGGTAAGGATGTGGATTATCATTTTGTCGAATCCATCTATGGCCATGACGGCTTTCTTGTCGAATTTGTAAAAATTGGTCCGTTAGTTGAACGGTTTATTGAGAAACATGCGGCTAATATTTTCGCTCCGTCTGCTGCCCCGAGATAA
- the bioB gene encoding biotin synthase BioB, with protein MLTPVLETKPKTDWMALAEEVLAGKKITKEEALHIIEAPDTEILALLQGAYRIRSHYYGNKVKLNMIINAKSGLCPEDCGYCSQSIVSDAPIEKYPQLSKDVLVDGASRAKESKAGTYCIVMSGRRPTDKEVDNVVEAVREIKDKHQMKICACLGLITPEQAGRLKEAGVDRFNHNINTSASNHANITSTHTYDDRVTTLNAVKEAGMSPCSGVILGMGESDEEIVEMAYALHEINADSIPVNFLNAIPGTPLESMKKLGAVKCLKALSLFRYVNPTKEIRISGGREVNLRHLQPMGLYAANSVFVGDYLTTGGQQTKMDHEMIEDLGFEIEECAFDSEPPVLAE; from the coding sequence ATGCTGACACCCGTATTAGAAACAAAACCAAAAACTGATTGGATGGCACTTGCAGAGGAAGTACTGGCAGGTAAGAAGATAACGAAGGAAGAAGCATTACATATTATCGAGGCCCCAGATACGGAGATCTTGGCATTGCTTCAGGGCGCATACCGCATCCGCAGTCATTATTATGGGAATAAAGTTAAACTCAATATGATTATTAACGCAAAGAGCGGATTATGCCCGGAAGACTGCGGCTATTGTTCACAGTCTATCGTCTCCGATGCCCCGATCGAGAAATATCCACAGCTTTCTAAAGACGTATTGGTGGATGGGGCCTCTAGAGCAAAGGAATCGAAAGCAGGTACATACTGTATCGTCATGAGTGGACGGCGTCCAACAGACAAGGAAGTAGATAATGTCGTAGAAGCGGTGCGTGAAATCAAAGACAAGCACCAGATGAAAATCTGTGCCTGTCTTGGCTTAATTACGCCGGAGCAAGCAGGCAGACTTAAAGAGGCTGGAGTGGATCGGTTTAACCATAATATTAATACATCGGCCAGCAATCACGCGAACATTACATCGACTCATACGTATGACGATCGCGTTACCACACTGAACGCGGTAAAAGAGGCAGGTATGTCCCCGTGCTCTGGTGTTATCCTAGGAATGGGTGAGAGCGATGAAGAAATCGTTGAGATGGCGTATGCACTGCATGAGATTAATGCTGACTCTATTCCTGTTAACTTCTTAAATGCGATTCCAGGCACACCGTTAGAATCCATGAAAAAACTTGGCGCAGTGAAATGCCTCAAAGCTCTTTCTTTATTCCGTTATGTGAATCCAACAAAAGAAATTCGCATTTCTGGTGGCAGGGAAGTCAATCTGCGTCATCTTCAGCCAATGGGATTGTATGCAGCTAACTCTGTTTTCGTTGGGGATTATCTAACAACTGGCGGCCAGCAGACGAAGATGGATCATGAGATGATTGAAGACCTTGGATTTGAAATTGAAGAATGTGCATTTGACAGTGAACCGCCCGTTCTCGCCGAATAA
- a CDS encoding succinate dehydrogenase cytochrome b558 subunit, translating into MLNHRHFFNRKLHSLLGVVPIGGFLFVHLFTNFYATRGEEAFLERVEIMEGIPFLALIEILFIFLPILYHGIYGLYVAFQAKNNVNNYGYFRNVLFMLQRVTGVITLIFITWHVWETKMQMVIGNVEATGLFTLMNDILANPFMLAFYVIGLLSATFHFANGLWSFAVSWGITVGPRAQRISTYVTMVVFVLMSAMGLLALFSFANPVDVAQAIQK; encoded by the coding sequence ATGCTGAATCACCGTCACTTTTTTAACCGTAAACTACATTCCCTGCTAGGGGTTGTACCAATCGGGGGATTTTTGTTCGTTCACTTATTTACGAACTTCTATGCAACGCGCGGCGAAGAAGCTTTTCTTGAGCGTGTTGAAATTATGGAAGGAATTCCATTCCTGGCTTTGATTGAAATTCTCTTTATTTTCTTACCCATTCTGTATCATGGTATTTATGGGTTGTATGTTGCATTCCAAGCGAAAAACAACGTGAACAACTATGGTTACTTCCGTAACGTACTGTTCATGCTGCAGCGTGTAACCGGTGTTATCACATTGATCTTTATTACATGGCACGTATGGGAAACAAAAATGCAAATGGTAATTGGAAATGTAGAAGCGACAGGCCTCTTTACTCTAATGAATGATATTCTGGCGAATCCGTTCATGCTAGCTTTCTATGTTATTGGCTTGCTTTCTGCAACGTTCCACTTTGCAAACGGCCTGTGGAGCTTCGCCGTAAGCTGGGGCATCACGGTAGGTCCTCGTGCACAGCGTATTTCTACGTATGTTACAATGGTTGTATTCGTGTTGATGTCGGCGATGGGATTGTTGGCTCTGTTCTCCTTTGCAAATCCTGTTGATGTAGCACAAGCAATCCAAAAATAG
- the sdhA gene encoding succinate dehydrogenase flavoprotein subunit has product MSKGKIIVVGGGLAGLMATIKAAEAGHPVELFSLVPVKRSHSVCAQGGINGAVNTKGEGDSPWIHFDDTVYGGDFLANQPPVKAMCDAAPGIIYMFDRMGVMFNRTPEGLIDFRRFGGTQHHRTAFSGATTGQQLLYALDEQVRRWEVNGLVTKYEGWEFLSAVVDETDGVCRGITAQNLRSMEIQSFKADAVILATGGPGIIFGKSTNSVINTATAASAVYQQGATYANGEFIQIHPTAIPGDDKLRLMSESARGEGGRVWTYKDGKPWYFLEEKYPAYGNLVPRDIATREIFDVCVNMKLGVNGENMVYLDLSHKDPHELDIKLGGIIEIYEKFVGDDPRKVPMKIFPAVHYSMGGLWVDYNQMTNIPGLFAAGECDYSQHGANRLGANSLLSAVFGGMVAGPKAIEYINGLNKSAEDVSAGVFDAQVKKDQEKYDRITNMTSGTENAYKLHRELGEWMTDNVTVVRYNDKLQKTDEKIQELMERYQNININDTSKWSNAGASFTRQLWNMLNLARVITLGALNRNESRGAHYKPDFPERDDDSFMKTTMANFDPATNGPKISYEDIDVSLIKPRKRDYSTKHEVAEKK; this is encoded by the coding sequence ATGAGTAAAGGTAAAATTATCGTAGTTGGCGGCGGTTTGGCAGGCTTGATGGCCACAATTAAAGCTGCAGAAGCCGGCCACCCTGTTGAGTTGTTTTCTCTTGTTCCTGTAAAACGCTCTCACTCTGTTTGTGCGCAGGGCGGTATTAATGGAGCAGTAAATACAAAAGGTGAAGGGGATTCTCCATGGATCCACTTTGACGATACAGTATATGGCGGGGACTTCCTCGCAAATCAGCCGCCGGTAAAAGCAATGTGTGATGCGGCGCCTGGAATTATTTATATGTTTGACCGTATGGGTGTTATGTTTAACCGTACGCCGGAGGGCTTAATTGACTTCCGTCGTTTTGGGGGGACGCAGCATCACCGTACAGCATTCTCCGGTGCAACAACAGGACAACAGCTTCTGTACGCATTGGATGAGCAAGTGCGCCGTTGGGAAGTAAACGGATTGGTTACAAAATATGAAGGTTGGGAATTCCTATCTGCTGTTGTTGATGAAACAGACGGTGTGTGCCGTGGTATTACTGCACAAAACCTGCGTTCGATGGAGATTCAATCCTTTAAAGCGGATGCTGTTATTCTTGCAACCGGTGGTCCTGGAATCATCTTCGGTAAGTCTACAAACTCCGTAATTAATACAGCAACAGCCGCTTCAGCCGTATACCAGCAAGGCGCAACGTATGCGAATGGAGAATTCATTCAAATTCACCCAACAGCGATTCCTGGGGATGACAAGCTGCGCTTGATGTCTGAATCAGCACGTGGTGAAGGCGGTCGTGTATGGACATATAAAGATGGTAAGCCTTGGTACTTCCTTGAAGAGAAATACCCGGCATATGGTAACCTTGTGCCGCGTGATATCGCAACGCGTGAGATCTTCGATGTTTGTGTTAACATGAAGCTCGGAGTCAACGGCGAGAACATGGTTTATCTTGACCTTTCTCATAAAGATCCGCATGAGCTGGACATCAAGCTGGGCGGTATCATTGAGATCTATGAGAAATTCGTTGGGGATGACCCACGTAAAGTTCCGATGAAGATCTTCCCTGCTGTTCACTACTCAATGGGTGGACTGTGGGTTGATTATAATCAAATGACAAACATTCCGGGTCTGTTTGCTGCCGGTGAATGTGATTATTCACAACATGGTGCCAACCGTTTAGGTGCGAACTCTCTGCTATCTGCGGTATTCGGTGGTATGGTAGCCGGACCAAAAGCAATCGAATATATCAACGGCTTGAACAAATCAGCGGAAGATGTGTCTGCTGGCGTATTCGATGCACAGGTGAAGAAGGATCAAGAAAAGTACGACCGTATCACGAACATGACAAGCGGTACAGAGAATGCGTACAAGCTGCATCGTGAACTCGGTGAGTGGATGACGGACAATGTAACGGTTGTTCGCTATAATGATAAGCTGCAGAAGACAGATGAGAAGATCCAGGAGCTTATGGAGCGTTATCAGAACATCAACATCAATGATACATCCAAGTGGAGCAACGCAGGCGCTTCCTTCACGCGTCAGCTGTGGAACATGCTGAATCTTGCCCGTGTTATTACGCTTGGTGCATTGAACCGTAACGAAAGCCGTGGTGCTCACTACAAGCCGGACTTCCCAGAACGTGATGATGACAGCTTCATGAAAACAACGATGGCGAATTTCGATCCTGCGACAAACGGACCGAAGATTTCCTATGAAGATATCGACGTTTCACTGATTAAGCCTCGTAAACGTGACTACTCGACGAAACATGAAGTAGCCGAGAAGAAGTAG
- a CDS encoding helix-turn-helix domain-containing protein: MSNEQKAKPLLTNREREVFELLVLDKTTKEIAQQLFISEKTVRNHISNVMQKLNVKGRSQAVVELVRLGELKI, translated from the coding sequence TTGAGTAACGAACAGAAAGCCAAGCCGCTGTTGACCAATCGGGAACGAGAGGTATTTGAACTACTTGTGCTAGACAAGACTACGAAAGAAATCGCACAGCAATTGTTTATCAGCGAGAAGACCGTGCGCAATCATATCAGCAACGTCATGCAGAAACTTAATGTTAAAGGTCGTTCTCAAGCCGTTGTTGAATTAGTTCGTTTAGGTGAATTGAAAATTTAG
- a CDS encoding biotin transporter BioY, whose protein sequence is MNIESRKMLILSALFCAIIAVFAQISISFIPQVPFTLQNFAIALAPIILGRRYGTIAVLLYLLLGAIGAPVFAQFSGGMGILIGKTGGYLLGYVVAVFVMGTIFKGKDITFTRAFVANLIGLLIIYAFGVTQLKLVLSLSWGQAFTFGMGLFVIPDLVKVAAASYLGILIRHRLDAAGLLPASVRNNRSVA, encoded by the coding sequence ATGAACATTGAAAGTAGAAAAATGTTAATTTTATCGGCCTTATTCTGTGCGATCATCGCCGTCTTCGCACAAATTTCTATCTCATTCATTCCGCAAGTTCCATTCACCCTGCAGAATTTTGCCATTGCGCTAGCCCCCATTATTCTCGGTCGCCGCTATGGTACAATCGCCGTTCTGCTCTATCTACTGCTCGGAGCCATTGGGGCTCCGGTATTTGCCCAATTCTCAGGTGGGATGGGCATTCTCATCGGCAAAACAGGTGGCTATTTGCTCGGATACGTTGTAGCGGTTTTTGTTATGGGAACAATCTTTAAGGGTAAGGATATCACATTTACCCGCGCATTTGTTGCTAATCTTATCGGCTTACTAATTATTTATGCGTTCGGTGTTACCCAGCTTAAGCTCGTCTTGAGTCTATCGTGGGGCCAGGCATTCACATTCGGAATGGGACTGTTCGTTATTCCTGACCTGGTAAAAGTGGCGGCCGCTTCTTACCTGGGAATCCTCATCCGCCACCGACTTGACGCAGCAGGTCTCCTGCCTGCTTCTGTGCGCAATAATCGAAGCGTCGCGTAA
- the uvrC gene encoding excinuclease ABC subunit UvrC — MDALKEKLSLLPDKPGCYLMKNAAGTIIYVGKAKVLKNRVRSYFTGSHDGKTQRLVQEIADFEYIVTSSPVEALLLECNLIKKHDPRYNVLLKDDKTYPYIKITNEAHPRLEITRKVVKDGAKYFGPYANAGAAQETKKLLDRLYPLRKCKNMPKNVCLYYHLGQCVAPCEYEVETQQYDAMIEEISRFFSGNYGEIKKTLKQQMEEAAENLEFERAKELRDQIQYIEAIMEKQKVTFSDNVDRDAWGYHVDKGWMSVQVFHIRQGKMIERNVGSFPFYGEKHEDFVSYVVQFYLKDHVRPKEVLLPTSEGIDGLEEALGTKVLIPQRGPKKQLVDMAQENARIALEEKFALMSRDEARTIQAVQKLGDVLGIGYPKRIEAFDNSNIQGVDPVSAMIVFTDGKPDKKEYRKYKVKTVIGPNDYGTMKEVVRRRYTRVLKEGLDLPNLIVIDGGKGQISAAVDVLENELGLFIPVCGLAKDERHRTAQLLVGDPPIPVELKRDSNEFYLLQRIQDEVHRFAITFHRTTRGKTMFHSKLDDIPGIGEKRKKLLLKHFGSIKRMREATVEEYRNLGIGDKLARQILEYLQETKEGTAEQAE; from the coding sequence ATGGATGCATTGAAAGAAAAGCTGAGCCTGTTACCGGATAAGCCAGGTTGTTACTTAATGAAAAATGCTGCCGGTACCATTATTTACGTAGGCAAAGCTAAAGTATTAAAAAACCGTGTTCGTTCTTATTTTACAGGCAGCCATGATGGAAAAACGCAGCGGCTTGTACAGGAGATCGCTGATTTCGAATACATTGTCACATCTTCACCGGTTGAGGCACTTTTGCTAGAGTGCAACTTAATTAAAAAGCATGACCCACGCTATAACGTATTGTTAAAAGACGATAAAACATATCCATACATCAAGATTACAAATGAGGCGCACCCGCGTCTGGAGATTACGCGTAAAGTGGTGAAGGATGGCGCCAAGTATTTTGGTCCGTATGCCAACGCAGGAGCCGCGCAGGAGACAAAGAAGCTCTTAGATCGGCTGTATCCGCTGCGCAAGTGCAAGAATATGCCGAAAAACGTCTGTCTTTACTATCATCTGGGGCAGTGCGTAGCCCCGTGTGAATACGAAGTAGAAACGCAGCAGTATGATGCCATGATCGAGGAAATCAGCCGATTCTTCAGCGGGAATTATGGAGAGATCAAGAAGACGCTAAAGCAGCAAATGGAAGAAGCGGCAGAGAATCTTGAATTCGAGCGTGCTAAGGAACTGCGTGACCAGATTCAATACATTGAAGCCATTATGGAAAAGCAGAAGGTTACGTTTAGTGACAATGTTGATCGGGATGCCTGGGGCTACCATGTCGATAAAGGATGGATGAGTGTACAGGTTTTCCATATTCGTCAGGGTAAAATGATTGAGCGTAACGTAGGTTCTTTTCCGTTCTATGGTGAAAAGCATGAAGATTTCGTTTCCTATGTTGTCCAATTCTATCTAAAGGACCACGTCAGGCCAAAAGAAGTGCTGCTTCCGACAAGTGAAGGGATAGATGGGCTTGAAGAGGCGCTTGGTACCAAGGTTCTTATTCCGCAGCGCGGTCCAAAAAAACAACTTGTGGATATGGCGCAGGAAAATGCGCGCATTGCACTTGAGGAGAAGTTTGCGCTGATGTCACGGGATGAAGCCCGTACTATACAGGCGGTGCAGAAGCTAGGCGATGTGCTCGGCATCGGGTATCCGAAGCGGATTGAGGCGTTTGATAACTCGAATATTCAAGGGGTTGATCCGGTTTCGGCGATGATCGTATTTACTGATGGTAAGCCGGATAAGAAAGAGTATCGTAAATATAAAGTCAAAACGGTTATCGGCCCCAATGATTACGGCACGATGAAAGAGGTTGTCCGCCGCCGGTATACCCGTGTGCTGAAGGAAGGATTGGACCTGCCAAATTTGATTGTAATCGACGGAGGCAAAGGGCAGATCTCTGCTGCTGTGGATGTATTGGAGAATGAACTCGGTCTTTTTATCCCGGTATGCGGATTGGCTAAAGATGAACGGCATCGTACCGCTCAGTTGCTGGTAGGTGATCCGCCTATCCCTGTTGAGTTAAAGAGGGATAGCAATGAATTCTATCTGCTGCAGCGAATTCAGGATGAGGTGCACCGCTTTGCGATCACATTCCACCGTACTACGCGCGGTAAGACGATGTTCCACTCAAAGCTCGATGATATTCCGGGTATCGGAGAGAAGCGTAAGAAGCTTTTGCTTAAGCATTTTGGTTCGATCAAGCGCATGCGAGAAGCGACCGTGGAGGAGTATCGTAACCTTGGTATCGGTGATAAGCTGGCCCGTCAGATTTTAGAATACTTACAGGAGACAAAAGAGGGAACAGCCGAACAAGCCGAATAA